The Streptomyces sp. V3I7 genome segment GCACCCGTACGCCGGGATGCTCCGCCTCGGCTTCCTCGAGCAGTGCGTCGATCTCAGCCAGGGCCTGCTGCTCGTGCGCGGGGGGCGGGTCCCCGGCCGCAGCGTGGTCGTCGGCGCTCGCGCGGTGCCAGACGCGGACGACGTCGAGGGCGCACCTGCGCGCCTTGGCCTCGCGGAACGCGAACCGTACGGCCGCACGGGCGGTGGTGGGGTCACCGGCGCCGAGCAGGATGCGCCCGTGGGAGCCGGCCACCCCGGCGCGGTCGCCGCGTACGACGATCACCGGGCAGTGCGCGCGGGCGGCGACGGCCAGGTCGACGGAGCCGAGGAAAATCCCCTTGAACACCCCGCGGCCGCGCGATCCGGTCACCACGGCGAAGGCGTGGTGACCCTCGCGTACGAGGGCGTCCGCGGCCTCCTCGGGGGCGATGTCCACCGTGACCTTCACGTCCGGGTCGGCGCGGGCCGCGCGCTCGGCGGCCGCGTCCACGATCCGCGCCGTCCTGACCCGCTCGGCCTCGCCCGCCTGGCCGTTGGAGGGCGCGCCGCCCTCGTAGCGCTCCCAGAGGGAGGCGTGCACCAGCCGCAGCGGCAGCCGGTGCCGGGCGGCCTCGCCCACCGCCCAGTCGACCGCGAGCAGGCTCGGGTCCGTTCCGTCGACGCCCACGACCAGGGGAGGTGTCATCTCCGCTCCCGTCGTGTCGCCGTGCGGTCCGTCCGGGCCTCCCTCGGCCGCCGGACCCCGGCTCACCCCCGCCCGCCGCTCAGGTTGCGCCACTGCGGCTCCACCCGCTTCCACTCCGCGTCCCACTCGGCCAGCCGGCGCCGGAAGAGGCACCCGCGGACCAGCCGGCCGCCGGTCCACACCATCGCGCCGGTGATCGGTGCCACGAGCACGCCGGTCAGCGCCGCCTGCACCGCCGACTCGGTCTCGGTCAGGGGCCGGGGCACCATCCGGTCCGCACGGTCCGTCCACACCGTGACGCGGCTGCCGGCCCGGGCCCCGGCGTCGACCTCGGCGCGGCCGGTGTGGACGGTGCCGTCCGCGGACCGCCAGCGGACCGTCTCCCAGGCCCGTCCGTCGTCGTAACCCGTCGTCGAGGACGGGGCTTTGGCGTCGCCGGTCAGCACGGCGGAGACGGTGTGCACCTGCGCGCGCCGGACGGTGAGCGTGTGGTCGACGTTCAGGGCCGCCGTCACGCCCGCGAGCGCTCCGCCGAGCACGGCGAGGACCCATGCGGCGAGCAGGACCCAGGCCTCGACGACATCGCCGGTGCGCCGCAGCGGGTTGGTCCGCCAGCGCCACAGCCGCGCCCGGATCTCCTCGGTTCGACGTGTCCTCGTCGTCCTCGTCGTCATCGTTCGACGCCTCCTCGGCCGCTCCCCGCTCGCCGCCGTACCCCTCTACGCGCTCGTGTCACCTCGTACGCGCTCGTGTCACCTCGTGTGTGCCGGTTCCTCCGGAAGGTCGGGGTCGAGGTCGGGGACGCGGGGCGGCCCCAGGAGCGCGCAGTCGACGTCGACCACGCCCTCGACCGATCGCGTCATACGGGTCGCGACGGGAACGACATCGGTGTCGCGGACGCGGCCGCTCAGTGTCACCACCCCGTCCCGTACGTCGACCTCGATCTGTGCGGGGGTGTCCGCGAACAGCCGCTCGACGACCTCGCGGCGCACCTCCTCGGCGATGTCCGCGTCGTCCCGCAGGAACACCTTGAGCAGGTCGGAGCGGCTGACGATGCCCTCCAGTTCGCCGTCGGGGCCGACCACGGGCAGCCGCTTCACGCCGCTGCGGGCCATGACGCGCGCCGCCTGGGCGACGGTGGCGCCGGGGTGCACGGTGACGGGCGGGGCGGTCATGAGTTCCCCGGCGGTCACCGCTCTCGCCTTGTCCGGGGCAAAGGCCGCGTCGCGGTACTCCTCCTTGCGCAGCAGGTCCGCCTCGGAGACGACGCCGACGACCCTGCCGTCGTGGTCCAGCACCGGCAGGGCGCTGACCCGCCGGCGCCGCATGGTCCGCACGATGTCCTTGAACGCCGCACCGGTGCGCAGGGCGATGACACGGCGCGTCATCACGTCGTTCACCACGTACGGAGTGCCGTCCATGGCGTCCTCCCGACTGCTCGGCACCGTCCCGCGACGCCTTCGGGCCGCGCCGGGGACATCGCGCGGACTCACCCGGCCCTGCCAATTGCCACGGTAATAGCCCTGGGCGCGATGCGCCTGGCCCTGCCGAGTCGCCGGGGGCGCGGTGCAATGGAAGGGGCGGGGTAGGCGGAGTACGCGGGGGCATCCGGGGGTGGGGCGCAGGTATCGGCCGCAGGCCCAGGAGGTACCGCATGCGATTCGACAACCGTACGGACGCCGGGCGCCGCCTGGCCGGGCACCTGGAGCAGCTGCGGGGCGAGGACGTCGTGGTGCTCGGGCTGCCGCGCGGCGGTGTGCCCGTGGCGTACGAGGTGGCCCGGGCGCTGGACGCGCCGCTGGACGTGCTCGTGGTGCGCAAGCTGGGCGTGCCGTGGCAGCCCGAGCTGGGGTTCGGCGCGATCGGCGAGCAGGGTGTCCGGGTGCTCAACGAGGACGTGATCCGGGACGCCGGGCTGGTCCCCGCCCAGCTGGCGCCCGTCGAGGAGGCCGAACGGGCCGAGCTGGAGCGGCGGGTGGGCCGCTACCGGGCCGGCCGCGACTGCATGTCGCTGGCCGGGCGGACGGCGGTGATCGTGGACGACGGGATCGCGACCGGCGCCACGGCCGAGGCCGCCTGCAGGGTCGTACGGGACCAGGGCGCGGCGCGCGTCGTGCTCGCGGTGCCGGTCGCGCCGGAGAGGACGCTCCCGCACCTGCGGGAGGTGGCCGACCAGGTCGTGTGCCTCCAGAGCCCGCGCTATCTCGGCTCGGTCGGTTCCTGGTACCAGGACTTCGAGCAGACCGGCGACGACGAGGTGGCCGCCCTGCTCGCGCACAGCGCGCGTCCCGCCCAGGCCCCACCGCCCCCGCCGAACCGCGAGGTCGAGGTCCCGGCCGGGCGGGCGCGCCTGGCGGCGCGGTTCGTGCTGCCCGAGGGCGCGCGGGGCGTGGTGGCGTTCGCGCACGGCAGCGGGAGCAGCCGCAACAGCCCGCGCAACCGGTACGTGGCCACCGTCCTGAACCGGGCCGGGCTCGGCACGCTGCTGCTCGATCTGCTCACCCAGGACGAGGAGGGCGACCGGTACAACGTCTTCGACATCTCCCTGCTGGCCGAGCGCCTGCGGGACGCGTCCGCGTGGCTGCGCCGTGAAACCGCGCTGCCCGTCGGCTACTTCGGTGCGAGTACCGGCGCGGGCGCGGCTCTGGAGGCGGCCGCCGACGATCCGGGCATCGCCGCGGTCGTCTCGCGCGGCGGCCGGCCCGACCTCGCCTCCCCCGCAGCGCTGGCCCGGGTCCAGGCCCCGACGCTGCTGATCGTCGGCAGCAGCGACACCCGGGTGCTGAGCCTCAACCAGCTCGCCGCCGACCAGATGCGCTGCGAGCACCGGATCGCGGTGGTGCCCGGCGCCGGGCACCTGTTCGAAGAGCCCGGCACCCTGGCCGAGGTCGCCGTGCTGGCCCGCGACTGGTTCACCGAGCACCTCGGACTCCCGGACACCGGGCCGCCGCCGGCCTGAGCCGGGCAGCGGCCGGGCGGGGCATGTCCGTTCGGCGGAGCGGCGCGCGACGATGGAGCTGGGGGAATCGGCAGCGGGCGGCTTCCCTCGGGTCCGGGAGGAGCCGGAGGGCGAGGCGAGTGCGATGGACGAGTCGCTGTCACTCGGCCGGATCGCCGGCGTACGCGTCGGCCTGCACTGGAGCGTGCTGGTCATCGTGGCGCTGGTCGCGGTCCTCCTGGCGCGCGGCCGCTTCCCGAGCGCCCACCCCGGCTACTCCCCCGCCCTGTACTGGGTGGTCGCGCTGCTCACCTCGGTGGTCTTCCTCGCCTCGCTGCTGGTGCACGAGCTGGCGCACGCGGTGGTGGCCCGGCGCAACGGCGTCCAGGTCGACGGGATCACGCTGTGGATGCTCGGCGGCGCGGCCCGGCTGCGCGGCGAGGCGCCGACGCCGGGCGCGGAGCTGCGGATCGCTGGCGTGGGGCCGCTCACCAGCGCGCTGGCCGGGGGTGTGCTGGTCGGGCTGACGTGGGGGCTGGAGGTGCTGCACGCGCCGGGGCTGGTGGTGGAGGCGGTGGCGTGGCTGGCCGCGATCAACCTCGTGCTGGCCGTGTTCAACGCGCTGCCCGCCGCTCCGCTGGACGGCGGCCGGATCCTGCGGGCGTTCTTGTGGCACCGCACCGGCGACCGTCTGCGGGCGACCCGGGGCGCGTCGGCGGCGGGCCGGGTGCTGGGCTGGCTCATGGTGCTGACCGGCCTGGCCGCGGTGCTGTTCGCCCGCGACCTCTCGGGGCTGTGGGGTGCCCTGATCGGCTGGTTCCTCATCACGACGGCGGGCGCCGAGGCCCGGCACGCCGAGCTGCACAGCGCCCTGGACGGCGTGTCCGTCGGCCGGGTCATGACGCCCGACCCGGTCACCGTGCCGTACGCCACGACCATCGACGCCTTCCTGGCCGAGGGCCCCTTCGGGCCCTACCGGCACTCGGCCTTCCCCGTACTGGCGCCGGACGGCACGGTGGCCGGGCTGATCACCATGGACCAGGTCAACCGGACGTCGCCGAAGATGCGTTACCGCACGACGGTCGGTGACGAGATGAGGCCGCTGTCCGACGTGGTGACGGCCGCGCCCGGCGATCCGGTCGTGGACCTCGTGCCACGTCTGCACACGAGTCCGGTCCGCACGGCGCTGGTCGTGGAGGGCGACGACGTCGTCGGCATCGTCACCCTCAACGACGTCAACCGCGCGCTGACCTGGCCGACCGCCGCTCGCCGCAAGCAGCCCGAGCCGCCTTCATGACATCGCCTGCTCGGCGCGCACGATCACCACGGGGCACTTGGCGTGCTGCGCCACGTGCTGGCTGACCGACCCGAGCAGTGCCCGTGCGAACCCGCCCCGGCCGTGGCTGCCGACGACCAGGACCTCGGCTTCTTCACTCGCCCTGAGCAGCACGTCGACGGGGTGGCCGCGTACCAGCAACGCCCGGACGGGGGCGGCCGATTCGGGGCCCAGCGTCTGCGCGAGCTCCTCGGTCAGCCACGCCCGGGCGTTCTCCTCGTCGAGATCGGCGTCGACCGCCGGGGCCGACCAGCTCTCCTGACCGGGCACCTCCCACACGGCGACCGCGTCCACCTCGGCGCCGACGAGACCGGCGTACCGTTCCGCCCAGCGCAGCGCCGCCTGCGAGGACGGCGATCCGTCGACGCCGACCACGACCCGCGGGCCCAAGACTTCCCCGTCCATGCGTCCACCTCTCCTACGGCTCTCCCCCTCCACGCTGCGCGACGCGGCGCCGCCCCGCCACGGCAGCGTCCGGGAGCGGGGCATACGGGTGGCGAGGGCGGCGGCGGACGGGGGGCGGACGGCGGACCGGGTGGCGAGGGCGGAGGCAGACCGGGTGGCGGCGGCTACGGGCCGAGGTGGCCGACGACGCCGGGGATCAGCCGCGTACGAGCAGGATCACGACGGCGAACACCACGGCGAGCGCGGTGGCGGTGATGCCGTACGCGAGGCGGTGCGCCCGCAGGCCGGGCAGGAAGCGGTCGGCGGCGATCCTGCCGGGGCCGGTGAGGGTGAGACCGAGCGCGCCGGCGGTCAGCAGGAGTTCGTACTCGATGCCCTTGGGGGCGACGAAGCCGCCGCCCCAGCGCACGGCCAGCACGTTGATCATGGTGCCGACGAGTGCGGCGCCGGCGAGCGGCGTGAGCAGGCCGAGGGCGAGGCCGAGTCCGCCGAGGGTCTCGGTGAGCCCGGCGACGACCGCCATCGCCTTGCCCGCGGGATAGCCGCTCATGGTGAAGAACTGGCCGGTGCCCGCGATGCCGCCGCCGCCGAACCAGCCGAACAGCTTCTGCGTGCCGTGCACGGCCATGGTCAGGCCGAGGACGACGCGCAGGATCAGCAGCCCGGCGTCGTAGGCGCGCAGGGAGGGGCCCGCGGCGGCGTCGGTGGCGGAGGTGCGGACGGGACTGAGCGTGGAGGTGGTCATGTGGGGCGCCCTTCCGGGAGGCATTAGGTTTAATTTTCAACTTCACGCCGAGCGTACTCGACGCGTGAAAGTTCAATCAAATGTGCCTGGCAGGTGCCACGGCGGTTCAGATCAGCTTCTCCGGGGTGATGGGCAGGTCGCGCATCCGTTTGCCGGTGGCGTGGTAGACGGCGTTGGCGATGGCCGGGGCCACCCCGATCGTCGCGATCTCGGCGATGCCCTTCACGCCGAGCGGGTTGACGTTCGGGTCCGCCTCCTCCTCGACGAAGAACGGGTCCAGCTCGCGGATGTCCGCGTTCACGGGGACGAGGTAGTCCGCCAGGGTGGCGTTGACCACATGGCCGTCGCGGTGGTCGAGCACGGTGTGTTCCAGCAGGGCCATGCCGATCCCCATGACGACGCCGCCGAGGGCCTGGCTGCGCGCCGTCTTGGGGTTGACGATCCGCCCGCCGCCGATCGCGCTGACCACGCGGGGCACGCGGACCAGGCCCAGTTCCGGGTCGACCGAGACCTCGGCAAAGACGGCGCCGTAGGTGTGCATCGAGTACTGGTTGTTCTGCGGTCCTGGCCGGTAGTCCGACTCGGCCTCGACCGCGTGCCCCAACCGCCCCATGACGTCCACGAGATCGGCGTGGCTGCCCGTCTCCCCCGCCTCGTCCAGGGCGCGGCGCCTCGCCTCGGCGCACGCGGCGTACACGGCCGAGCCGACGGCGCCCATGGTGGCCGAGCCGCCGTGCGGAGGCGCCTTGGGCATGTTGGCGTCGCCCAGCTCGAAGCGGACGCGGTCGAGGGTCAACCCCAGTGTCTCGGCGGCGACTTGAGTCATCGACGTGTAGGTGCCGGGGCCCATGTCGCTGGTCGCGGAGGTCACCAGGGCCGTGCCGTCGGGGTGGAGGACGGCACGGGCGTGGGCGGGGAAGTTGTAGACGGGGTAGGTCGCCGAGGAGCATCCGTAGCCGATCAGGCGTCCTTCGGCGTCGTGCATCGAGCCGATGCGCGGGTCGCGCTTGTGCCAGCCGAAGCGCTCGGCCCCGGCGATGAGGCACTGGCGCAGGGTGCGGCTGGAGAACGGCAGGTCGCGGTCCATGTCGCGGTCGGTGTCGTTGCGCAGCCGCAGCTCGA includes the following:
- a CDS encoding phosphoribosyltransferase family protein encodes the protein MRFDNRTDAGRRLAGHLEQLRGEDVVVLGLPRGGVPVAYEVARALDAPLDVLVVRKLGVPWQPELGFGAIGEQGVRVLNEDVIRDAGLVPAQLAPVEEAERAELERRVGRYRAGRDCMSLAGRTAVIVDDGIATGATAEAACRVVRDQGAARVVLAVPVAPERTLPHLREVADQVVCLQSPRYLGSVGSWYQDFEQTGDDEVAALLAHSARPAQAPPPPPNREVEVPAGRARLAARFVLPEGARGVVAFAHGSGSSRNSPRNRYVATVLNRAGLGTLLLDLLTQDEEGDRYNVFDISLLAERLRDASAWLRRETALPVGYFGASTGAGAALEAAADDPGIAAVVSRGGRPDLASPAALARVQAPTLLIVGSSDTRVLSLNQLAADQMRCEHRIAVVPGAGHLFEEPGTLAEVAVLARDWFTEHLGLPDTGPPPA
- a CDS encoding universal stress protein; protein product: MDGEVLGPRVVVGVDGSPSSQAALRWAERYAGLVGAEVDAVAVWEVPGQESWSAPAVDADLDEENARAWLTEELAQTLGPESAAPVRALLVRGHPVDVLLRASEEAEVLVVGSHGRGGFARALLGSVSQHVAQHAKCPVVIVRAEQAMS
- a CDS encoding site-2 protease family protein produces the protein MELGESAAGGFPRVREEPEGEASAMDESLSLGRIAGVRVGLHWSVLVIVALVAVLLARGRFPSAHPGYSPALYWVVALLTSVVFLASLLVHELAHAVVARRNGVQVDGITLWMLGGAARLRGEAPTPGAELRIAGVGPLTSALAGGVLVGLTWGLEVLHAPGLVVEAVAWLAAINLVLAVFNALPAAPLDGGRILRAFLWHRTGDRLRATRGASAAGRVLGWLMVLTGLAAVLFARDLSGLWGALIGWFLITTAGAEARHAELHSALDGVSVGRVMTPDPVTVPYATTIDAFLAEGPFGPYRHSAFPVLAPDGTVAGLITMDQVNRTSPKMRYRTTVGDEMRPLSDVVTAAPGDPVVDLVPRLHTSPVRTALVVEGDDVVGIVTLNDVNRALTWPTAARRKQPEPPS
- a CDS encoding CBS domain-containing protein, yielding MDGTPYVVNDVMTRRVIALRTGAAFKDIVRTMRRRRVSALPVLDHDGRVVGVVSEADLLRKEEYRDAAFAPDKARAVTAGELMTAPPVTVHPGATVAQAARVMARSGVKRLPVVGPDGELEGIVSRSDLLKVFLRDDADIAEEVRREVVERLFADTPAQIEVDVRDGVVTLSGRVRDTDVVPVATRMTRSVEGVVDVDCALLGPPRVPDLDPDLPEEPAHTR
- a CDS encoding universal stress protein — translated: MTPPLVVGVDGTDPSLLAVDWAVGEAARHRLPLRLVHASLWERYEGGAPSNGQAGEAERVRTARIVDAAAERAARADPDVKVTVDIAPEEAADALVREGHHAFAVVTGSRGRGVFKGIFLGSVDLAVAARAHCPVIVVRGDRAGVAGSHGRILLGAGDPTTARAAVRFAFREAKARRCALDVVRVWHRASADDHAAAGDPPPAHEQQALAEIDALLEEAEAEHPGVRVLRTAAEGSTRRILLHRSAAADLVIIGARHEGGHRGLRLSLVAHSLLHRSACPVAVVPQPVPPAELAPE
- a CDS encoding DoxX family protein — its product is MTTSTLSPVRTSATDAAAGPSLRAYDAGLLILRVVLGLTMAVHGTQKLFGWFGGGGIAGTGQFFTMSGYPAGKAMAVVAGLTETLGGLGLALGLLTPLAGAALVGTMINVLAVRWGGGFVAPKGIEYELLLTAGALGLTLTGPGRIAADRFLPGLRAHRLAYGITATALAVVFAVVILLVRG